Proteins encoded together in one Amblyomma americanum isolate KBUSLIRL-KWMA chromosome 1, ASM5285725v1, whole genome shotgun sequence window:
- the LOC144122133 gene encoding uncharacterized protein LOC144122133: MNRMAAVVPAILRARNSSQARDPTHRPHFAALTSVHCCQRPAYIGPCVLPAFGCVIPPDPFMLKTKSCMEVVQATKLRVIFARDLKQARKIMDGQWYSLSKANFFSKTKTIFLGSWAMYLGTCGQDNTGQHASASSKKSTKQ; encoded by the exons atgaatcgcatggccg ctgtggtgccggcgattctccgagctcggaactcttcccaggcacgtgatcctacccacagacctcacttcgccgcactcacgagtgttcattg ttgccagcggccagcatatattgggccatgcgtgcttcctgccttcggctgtgtcatccctcctgatccgttcatg ctaaagaccaagagttgcatggaagttgtgcaagccaccaagttgcgtgtgatttttgccagggacctgaaGCAGGCTAGGAAAATaatggatggccagtggtattcactcagtaaggcaaactttttct ccaagacaaaaaccatttttcttggctcatgggcgatgtatctaggaacctgcggccaggacaacactggacagcatgcatcagcaagctcgaaaaaaagcacgaaacagtaa